In one Gemmatimonadota bacterium genomic region, the following are encoded:
- a CDS encoding DUF3237 family protein → YVRYRGVLWIPPDTRSRMQAGEAVGAADYYFRVTPVFETAAGDYDWLNRVVAVGIGEFDRGEARYSMHEIV, encoded by the coding sequence CTACGTCCGCTACCGCGGCGTACTGTGGATCCCGCCGGACACGCGCTCTCGCATGCAGGCGGGCGAGGCGGTGGGCGCCGCGGACTACTACTTCCGCGTTACGCCGGTCTTCGAGACCGCGGCCGGGGACTACGACTGGCTGAACCGCGTCGTGGCGGTGGGGATAGGCGAGTTCGACCGCGGAGAGGCGCGCTACAGCATGCACGAAATCGTGT